From the Anguilla anguilla isolate fAngAng1 chromosome 6, fAngAng1.pri, whole genome shotgun sequence genome, one window contains:
- the LOC118230035 gene encoding regulator of G-protein signaling 6-like isoform X2, translating into MAQGSREQAGVGTADPEEDSPNMIVYRKIEDIICRIQDETEGVPMRTVKSFMTKIPSVVTGTDIIQWLMKNLSIDDPAEAIHVGSLVAAQGYIFPISDHVLTLKDDGTFYRFQAPYYWPSNCWEPENTDYAIYLCKRTMQNKARLELADYEAENLARLQRAFARKWEFIFMQAEAQARIDRKKDKTERKILDSQERAFWDVHRPVPGCVNTTEMDIRKCRRIRNPHKVKKSVYGVIEEGQETSPVHTSSRPGRKHTKEDVQKEISFLNNQLDRHCMKMSKVAESLMTYTELFLDYDPFVCPPEPSNPWISEDCSLWDLESSNEPSQRRVRKWGFSLDEALRDPVGRDQFLKFLESEFSSENLRFWLAVQDLKQRPLQDVSSRAQEIWQEFLADGAPSSINLDSQSYERTSQNLSDPGRYSFEDAQDHIYMLMKSDSYARFLRSNAYQDLLLSRKKTDSDQGRRTSLEKFTRSVGKSLTGKRLTGLMQS; encoded by the exons aTTGAAGACATTATCTGCAGGATACAAGATGAGACAGAAGGAGTGCCTATGCGGAcagtcaagagcttcatgaccAAGATTCCCAGTGTGGTGACAG GCACAGACATCATTCAGTGGCTGATGAAGAATTTATCCATTGATGATCCAG CTGAAGCCATTCATGTTGGGAGCCTCGTTGCTGCCCAGGGTTATATCTTCCCCATCTCTGACCACGTCCTCACACTGAAGGATGATGGGACATTCTACCGCTTCCAG GCTCCGTATTATTGGCCTTCCAACTGCTGGGAGCCAGAGAACACAGACTACG CTATATACCTGTGCAAGCGTACCATGCAGAACAAGGCTCGACTGGAGCTCGCTGACTACGAGGCT gAGAATCTGGCAAGGTTGCAGAGGGCTTTTGCCAGGAAGTGGGAGTTCATCTTCATGCAGGCAGAGGCGCAGGCCAG gATTGATAGGAAGAAGGACAAAACAGAGCGAAAGATTCTGGACAGCCAGGAAAGAGCATTCTGGGATGTCCACCGGcccgtg ccCGGCtgtgtgaacaccacagagatgGACATCCGGAAGTGCCGGCGCATTCGGAACCCTCACAAAGTGAAGAAG tccgTGTATGGGGTGATTGAGGAAGGTCAAGAAACCAGTCCAGTGCACACATCATCACGACCCGGCAGGAAGCACACCAAAGAGGATGTGCAGAAggag ATCTCTTTCCTAAACAACCAGCTGGACAGGCACTGTATGAAAATGTCCAAGGTCGCAGAAAG TCTAATGACCTACACAGAGCTGTTCCTGGACTACGACCCATTTGTGTGCCCCCCAGAGCCCTCCAACCCCTGGATCTCTGAGGACTGTTCTCTTTGGGACTTGGAGTCCAG TAACGAGCCCAGCCAGCGGCGCGTGAGAAAGTGGGGGTTCTCTCTGGACGAGGCCCTCCGCGACCCCGTGGGGAGAGACCAGTTCCTCAAGTTCCTGGAGTCCGAGTTCAGCTCAGAGAATCTGCG GTTCTGGCTGGCAGTGCAGGACCTGAAACAGCGCCCTTTGCAGGACGTGTCGAGTCGCGCTCAGGAGATCTGGCAGGAGTTCCTTGCTGACGGTGCCCCCAGTTCCATCAACCTGGACTCCCAGAGCTATGAGCGCACCAGCCAGAACCTCTCAGACCCCGGGCGCTACAGCTTTGAGGACGCCCAG GACCACATCTACATGTTGATGAAAAGTGACAGCTACGCACGCTTCCTCCGATCAAACGCTTACCAGGATCTGCTGCTCTCCAGAAAGAAG ACTGACAGTGATCAGGGGCGACGGACCTCCCTGGAGAAATTCACACGCAGTGTG GGAAAGTCCTTGACGGGCAAGCGGCTGACAGGCCTCATGCAGTCTTGA
- the LOC118230035 gene encoding regulator of G-protein signaling 6-like isoform X1 has protein sequence MCAFPIPLEQAGMAQGSREQAGVGTADPEEDSPNMIVYRKIEDIICRIQDETEGVPMRTVKSFMTKIPSVVTGTDIIQWLMKNLSIDDPAEAIHVGSLVAAQGYIFPISDHVLTLKDDGTFYRFQAPYYWPSNCWEPENTDYAIYLCKRTMQNKARLELADYEAENLARLQRAFARKWEFIFMQAEAQARIDRKKDKTERKILDSQERAFWDVHRPVPGCVNTTEMDIRKCRRIRNPHKVKKSVYGVIEEGQETSPVHTSSRPGRKHTKEDVQKEISFLNNQLDRHCMKMSKVAESLMTYTELFLDYDPFVCPPEPSNPWISEDCSLWDLESSNEPSQRRVRKWGFSLDEALRDPVGRDQFLKFLESEFSSENLRFWLAVQDLKQRPLQDVSSRAQEIWQEFLADGAPSSINLDSQSYERTSQNLSDPGRYSFEDAQDHIYMLMKSDSYARFLRSNAYQDLLLSRKKTDSDQGRRTSLEKFTRSVGKSLTGKRLTGLMQS, from the exons aTTGAAGACATTATCTGCAGGATACAAGATGAGACAGAAGGAGTGCCTATGCGGAcagtcaagagcttcatgaccAAGATTCCCAGTGTGGTGACAG GCACAGACATCATTCAGTGGCTGATGAAGAATTTATCCATTGATGATCCAG CTGAAGCCATTCATGTTGGGAGCCTCGTTGCTGCCCAGGGTTATATCTTCCCCATCTCTGACCACGTCCTCACACTGAAGGATGATGGGACATTCTACCGCTTCCAG GCTCCGTATTATTGGCCTTCCAACTGCTGGGAGCCAGAGAACACAGACTACG CTATATACCTGTGCAAGCGTACCATGCAGAACAAGGCTCGACTGGAGCTCGCTGACTACGAGGCT gAGAATCTGGCAAGGTTGCAGAGGGCTTTTGCCAGGAAGTGGGAGTTCATCTTCATGCAGGCAGAGGCGCAGGCCAG gATTGATAGGAAGAAGGACAAAACAGAGCGAAAGATTCTGGACAGCCAGGAAAGAGCATTCTGGGATGTCCACCGGcccgtg ccCGGCtgtgtgaacaccacagagatgGACATCCGGAAGTGCCGGCGCATTCGGAACCCTCACAAAGTGAAGAAG tccgTGTATGGGGTGATTGAGGAAGGTCAAGAAACCAGTCCAGTGCACACATCATCACGACCCGGCAGGAAGCACACCAAAGAGGATGTGCAGAAggag ATCTCTTTCCTAAACAACCAGCTGGACAGGCACTGTATGAAAATGTCCAAGGTCGCAGAAAG TCTAATGACCTACACAGAGCTGTTCCTGGACTACGACCCATTTGTGTGCCCCCCAGAGCCCTCCAACCCCTGGATCTCTGAGGACTGTTCTCTTTGGGACTTGGAGTCCAG TAACGAGCCCAGCCAGCGGCGCGTGAGAAAGTGGGGGTTCTCTCTGGACGAGGCCCTCCGCGACCCCGTGGGGAGAGACCAGTTCCTCAAGTTCCTGGAGTCCGAGTTCAGCTCAGAGAATCTGCG GTTCTGGCTGGCAGTGCAGGACCTGAAACAGCGCCCTTTGCAGGACGTGTCGAGTCGCGCTCAGGAGATCTGGCAGGAGTTCCTTGCTGACGGTGCCCCCAGTTCCATCAACCTGGACTCCCAGAGCTATGAGCGCACCAGCCAGAACCTCTCAGACCCCGGGCGCTACAGCTTTGAGGACGCCCAG GACCACATCTACATGTTGATGAAAAGTGACAGCTACGCACGCTTCCTCCGATCAAACGCTTACCAGGATCTGCTGCTCTCCAGAAAGAAG ACTGACAGTGATCAGGGGCGACGGACCTCCCTGGAGAAATTCACACGCAGTGTG GGAAAGTCCTTGACGGGCAAGCGGCTGACAGGCCTCATGCAGTCTTGA